In Chanodichthys erythropterus isolate Z2021 chromosome 18, ASM2448905v1, whole genome shotgun sequence, the following are encoded in one genomic region:
- the LOC137007091 gene encoding putative nuclease HARBI1, whose protein sequence is MACPFLRDVVDEEALVLRRAFRRERVFRDRLDPLAFPDDHLYERYRFSADGIRYLCRLLGPRIKHRTARSHALSVEQMVCVALRFFASGAFLYSVGDAEQLNKATICRKIRSVCLAIKALADVFISFPGHRRLCDMKEEFYRIAGFPNVIGAVDCTHIRIKAPSGAHEADFVNRKSFHSINVQMVCNADCVISNVVAKWPGSVHDSRIFRASEIYQCLSQGEFSGVLLGDRGYGCQPFLLTPFTDPQEAQQAYNHAHARTRARVEMTFGLLKARFHCLHKLRIERLPHGDGRTGMFSPHQETLIVDMVRENNAIKLSEIQQKIIEDHVHFEGINSVSLSTVDRVLKRNRLRMKQLYRVPFDRNSDRVKEQRFQYVQRVFQLDAMERPHEYIYMDEAGFNLTKRRRRGRNVIGHRAIVGVPGQRGGNVTLCAAIMPTWGPTTLTSSSFSSITCEMLC, encoded by the exons ATGGCATGCCCATTCTTGCGAGATGTGGTGGATGAAGAAGCACTTGTGCTGAGGAGAGCCTTCAGGCGAGAAAGGGTCTTCAGGGACCGGTTGGACCCACTGGCCTTCCCTGATGACCATCTATATGAAAGATACAGGTTTTCTGCAGATGGCATCAGGTATCTATGCAGACTACTGGGTCCCAGGATTAAGCACCGCACTGCACGGAGCCATGCACTGAGTGTGGAGCAAATGGTTTGTGTGGCCTTGCGCTTTTTTGCTAGTGGAGCCTTCCTGTACTCAGTGGGGGATGCAGAACAGCTGAACAAGGCCACAATTTGCCGCAAAATAAGGAGTGTGTGTCTGGCTATCAAAGCATTAGCAGATGTCTTCATCTCCTTCCCTGGCCACAGAAGACTCTGTGACATGAAAGAGGAGTTCTATAGGATTGCAG GTTTCCCCAATGTCATTGGTGCAGTGGACTGCACACACATAAGGATAAAAGCCCCCTCAGGTGCCCATGAGGCCGATTTTGTGAATAGGAAATCCTTTCACAGCATTAATGTTCAG ATGGTCTGCAATGCTGACTGTGTGATCAGCAATGTTGTGGCAAAATGGCCTGGCTCAGTCCATGACTCCAGAATCTTTCGGGCCTCTGAAATCTATCAGTGCCTATCACAAG GTGAATTCTCTGGTGTGTTGCTGGGAGACAGGGGGTATGGCTGCCAGCCTTTTCTCCTGACACCTTTCACAGACCCCCAGGAAGCACAGCAGGCCTACAACCATGCCCATGCCAGGACCAGGGCCAGAGTTGAAATGACCTTTGGCCTCCTGAAGGCACGCTTTCACTGCCTTCACAAATTAAG AATTGAAAGACTGCCACATGGGGATGGGAGGACAGGTATGTTCTCCCCACACCAAGAGACCCTAATTGTTGATATGGTCCGTGAGAACAATGCCATTAAATTGAGTGAAATTCAGCAGAAGATCATTGAGGACCATGTACATTTTGAGGGTATCAACAGTGTCAGCCTCTCTACTGTTGATCGTGTCCTCAAGCGCAACAGACTGCGCATGAAACAGCTATACAGAGTGCCCTTTGATCGCAACTCAGACAGAGTCAAAGAGCAAAGATTCCAGTATGTACAG AGGGTTTTTCAGCTGGATGCAATGGAAAGACCCCATGAATACATCTACATGGATGAAGCTGGGTTTAATCTCACCAAAAGGAGGAGGAGAGGCCGTAATGTGATTGGCCATCGGGCCATTGTTGGTGTTCCTGGGCAGCGTGGTGGCAATGTCACATTATGTGCTGCCATCATGCCAACCTGGGGCCCTACAACACTCACCAGCTCCTCATTTTCCTCAATCACATGCGAGATGCTCTGTTAG